From Phycodurus eques isolate BA_2022a chromosome 1, UOR_Pequ_1.1, whole genome shotgun sequence, one genomic window encodes:
- the LOC133401732 gene encoding uncharacterized protein LOC133401732 isoform X2 yields the protein MKSKTMSQIILLITVITVCYATQSEAKVEANCDQNVDLHCPCYDSTDFLLLTWYKMSDQRRGFIISIGEGYVEKENVSQRATFGKNNSLHLPAMRPHDSGTYKCVITANVGGRNKICTVDLLVHVAVFLTSACVTNTPPNVLLNTVPSTVNTRQHEEELPVMWSILGYLAVGLVKVLLSCTSIWVIQAFCVRPSRQANKTGDDL from the exons ATGAAGAGTAAAACCATGAGCCAGATAATACTGTTGATTACG GTGATCACTGTGTGTTACGCCACCCAAAGTGAGGCAAAAGTTGAAGCGAACTGTGACCAAAATGTTGACCTACATTGTCCGTGTTATGACAGCACGGATTTCCTGTTGCTGACTTGGTACAAG ATGAGTGACCAGAGAAGAGGTTTCATCATCAGCATCGGTGAAGGCTATGTGGAGAAGGAGAACGTTTCTCAACGGGCCACGTTTGGCAAGAACAACAGCCTTCATTTGCCTGCCATGCGGCCCCACGACTCTGGAACGTACAAATGTGTCATCACTGCAAATGTAGGCGGTCGAAACAAAATCTGCACGGTCGACCTTTTGGTTCATG TTGCTGTTTTTCTCACTTCAGCTTGTGTGACCAACACACCGCCAAATGTACTGCTCAACACAGTTCCAAGCACTGTTAACACTCGCCAACATGAAGAGGAGCTGCCAGTCATGTGGAGTATTCTGGGCTACTTGGCAGTAGGCTTGGTCAAAGTGCTCCTGTCATGCACAAGTATTTGG GTCATTCAAGCTTTCTGTGTCAGACCTTCTAGA
- the LOC133401732 gene encoding uncharacterized protein LOC133401732 isoform X3, with the protein MKSKTMSQIILLITVITVCYATQSEAKVEANCDQNVDLHCPCYDSTDFLLLTWYKCVQMSDQRRGFIISIGEGYVEKENVSQRATFGKNNSLHLPAMRPHDSGTYKCVITANVGGRNKICTVDLLVHACVTNTPPNVLLNTVPSTVNTRQHEEELPVMWSILGYLAVGLVKVLLSCTSIWVIQAFCVRPSRQANKTGDDL; encoded by the exons ATGAAGAGTAAAACCATGAGCCAGATAATACTGTTGATTACG GTGATCACTGTGTGTTACGCCACCCAAAGTGAGGCAAAAGTTGAAGCGAACTGTGACCAAAATGTTGACCTACATTGTCCGTGTTATGACAGCACGGATTTCCTGTTGCTGACTTGGTACAAG TGTGTGCAGATGAGTGACCAGAGAAGAGGTTTCATCATCAGCATCGGTGAAGGCTATGTGGAGAAGGAGAACGTTTCTCAACGGGCCACGTTTGGCAAGAACAACAGCCTTCATTTGCCTGCCATGCGGCCCCACGACTCTGGAACGTACAAATGTGTCATCACTGCAAATGTAGGCGGTCGAAACAAAATCTGCACGGTCGACCTTTTGGTTCATG CTTGTGTGACCAACACACCGCCAAATGTACTGCTCAACACAGTTCCAAGCACTGTTAACACTCGCCAACATGAAGAGGAGCTGCCAGTCATGTGGAGTATTCTGGGCTACTTGGCAGTAGGCTTGGTCAAAGTGCTCCTGTCATGCACAAGTATTTGG GTCATTCAAGCTTTCTGTGTCAGACCTTCTAGA
- the LOC133401732 gene encoding uncharacterized protein LOC133401732 isoform X1: MKSKTMSQIILLITVITVCYATQSEAKVEANCDQNVDLHCPCYDSTDFLLLTWYKCVQMSDQRRGFIISIGEGYVEKENVSQRATFGKNNSLHLPAMRPHDSGTYKCVITANVGGRNKICTVDLLVHVAVFLTSACVTNTPPNVLLNTVPSTVNTRQHEEELPVMWSILGYLAVGLVKVLLSCTSIWVIQAFCVRPSRQANKTGDDL, translated from the exons ATGAAGAGTAAAACCATGAGCCAGATAATACTGTTGATTACG GTGATCACTGTGTGTTACGCCACCCAAAGTGAGGCAAAAGTTGAAGCGAACTGTGACCAAAATGTTGACCTACATTGTCCGTGTTATGACAGCACGGATTTCCTGTTGCTGACTTGGTACAAG TGTGTGCAGATGAGTGACCAGAGAAGAGGTTTCATCATCAGCATCGGTGAAGGCTATGTGGAGAAGGAGAACGTTTCTCAACGGGCCACGTTTGGCAAGAACAACAGCCTTCATTTGCCTGCCATGCGGCCCCACGACTCTGGAACGTACAAATGTGTCATCACTGCAAATGTAGGCGGTCGAAACAAAATCTGCACGGTCGACCTTTTGGTTCATG TTGCTGTTTTTCTCACTTCAGCTTGTGTGACCAACACACCGCCAAATGTACTGCTCAACACAGTTCCAAGCACTGTTAACACTCGCCAACATGAAGAGGAGCTGCCAGTCATGTGGAGTATTCTGGGCTACTTGGCAGTAGGCTTGGTCAAAGTGCTCCTGTCATGCACAAGTATTTGG GTCATTCAAGCTTTCTGTGTCAGACCTTCTAGA
- the LOC133401732 gene encoding uncharacterized protein LOC133401732 isoform X4: protein MKSKTMSQIILLITCVQMSDQRRGFIISIGEGYVEKENVSQRATFGKNNSLHLPAMRPHDSGTYKCVITANVGGRNKICTVDLLVHVAVFLTSACVTNTPPNVLLNTVPSTVNTRQHEEELPVMWSILGYLAVGLVKVLLSCTSIWVIQAFCVRPSRQANKTGDDL from the exons ATGAAGAGTAAAACCATGAGCCAGATAATACTGTTGATTACG TGTGTGCAGATGAGTGACCAGAGAAGAGGTTTCATCATCAGCATCGGTGAAGGCTATGTGGAGAAGGAGAACGTTTCTCAACGGGCCACGTTTGGCAAGAACAACAGCCTTCATTTGCCTGCCATGCGGCCCCACGACTCTGGAACGTACAAATGTGTCATCACTGCAAATGTAGGCGGTCGAAACAAAATCTGCACGGTCGACCTTTTGGTTCATG TTGCTGTTTTTCTCACTTCAGCTTGTGTGACCAACACACCGCCAAATGTACTGCTCAACACAGTTCCAAGCACTGTTAACACTCGCCAACATGAAGAGGAGCTGCCAGTCATGTGGAGTATTCTGGGCTACTTGGCAGTAGGCTTGGTCAAAGTGCTCCTGTCATGCACAAGTATTTGG GTCATTCAAGCTTTCTGTGTCAGACCTTCTAGA